Proteins from a single region of Stigmatella erecta:
- a CDS encoding protease inhibitor I42 family protein, whose product MAKPKSGAKKATPAPKKEDSAARLELLKSASKRVAKVATKVAKAVKDVKDKVTKSAKSKAPAKASPDKAVEKSVDKPAKGASEKAPAKAKTAVAKGAAAKSAPEAPAKAKGTASKGGKAAAAPQPPPQERPRPRATKLPPVGEPLTKRETEQLLTAGEGRGVMGEGSLKGRLVVSDGMPHLVVVGRDKRELTFLLQGPDQEVLPAYVEHKVSVSGLIRKLTNYGGTVDVRKYSAKKNEAEVPVAAPVETEAKLRYLSPGEVSMVTSAGMGSGIKGFASLRGNLEMTGEDFVLVLSNGGTRQQVSFLLEGKNAKGMRRHVGQLLVVTGVVEKASGWGGKVIVENFEPRPAEARVSREDMEIVHVEGEVPTAVDVKLNHGLTVRLQEQPGYTWAIEPTLAKRVGLREARYEPGSDETGATREFFFTPRNPGVSEVEFFLAKALTPGVVERSFKINVTVKP is encoded by the coding sequence ATGGCCAAGCCCAAGTCCGGGGCCAAGAAAGCGACCCCCGCCCCCAAGAAAGAAGACAGCGCGGCGAGGCTGGAGTTGCTCAAAAGCGCGAGTAAGCGGGTGGCGAAGGTGGCAACGAAAGTGGCCAAAGCCGTGAAAGACGTGAAGGACAAGGTGACCAAGTCCGCCAAGAGCAAGGCGCCCGCCAAGGCGTCCCCGGACAAGGCAGTCGAGAAGTCCGTGGACAAGCCCGCCAAGGGCGCCAGCGAGAAGGCCCCGGCCAAGGCGAAGACCGCCGTCGCCAAGGGCGCGGCCGCCAAGAGCGCCCCCGAGGCGCCCGCCAAGGCGAAGGGCACCGCGTCCAAGGGCGGCAAGGCCGCCGCGGCCCCCCAGCCCCCGCCTCAGGAGCGGCCGCGTCCCCGGGCCACGAAGCTGCCCCCCGTGGGCGAGCCCCTGACCAAGCGCGAGACGGAGCAGCTGCTCACGGCCGGAGAGGGCCGGGGCGTGATGGGCGAGGGCAGCCTCAAGGGCCGCCTGGTGGTGAGCGACGGCATGCCGCACCTCGTCGTGGTCGGCCGCGACAAGCGCGAGCTGACCTTCCTGCTCCAGGGGCCGGATCAAGAGGTGCTCCCGGCCTATGTGGAGCACAAGGTCTCCGTCAGCGGGTTGATCCGCAAGCTGACGAACTACGGCGGCACGGTGGATGTCCGCAAGTACTCGGCGAAGAAGAACGAGGCGGAGGTTCCCGTCGCCGCGCCCGTGGAGACCGAGGCCAAGCTGCGCTACCTGTCGCCCGGCGAGGTCTCCATGGTGACGAGCGCCGGCATGGGCTCGGGCATCAAGGGCTTCGCCTCGCTGCGCGGCAACCTGGAGATGACGGGCGAGGACTTCGTCCTGGTGCTCTCCAACGGGGGCACGCGCCAGCAGGTGTCCTTCCTGCTGGAGGGCAAGAACGCCAAGGGCATGCGCCGCCACGTGGGCCAGCTGCTCGTCGTCACCGGCGTCGTCGAGAAGGCGTCCGGCTGGGGCGGCAAGGTCATCGTGGAGAACTTCGAGCCCCGGCCCGCCGAGGCCCGCGTGTCCCGCGAGGACATGGAGATCGTCCACGTGGAGGGCGAGGTGCCCACCGCGGTGGACGTGAAGCTCAACCACGGGCTCACCGTGCGCCTGCAGGAGCAGCCGGGGTACACCTGGGCCATCGAGCCCACCCTGGCCAAGCGCGTGGGCCTGCGGGAAGCCCGCTACGAGCCGGGCTCCGACGAGACGGGGGCGACGCGGGAGTTCTTCTTCACCCCGCGCAACCCCGGCGTCAGCGAGGTGGAGTTCTTCCTCGCCAAGGCCCTCACGCCCGGCGTCGTCGAGCGCTCGTTCAAGATCAACGTGACGGTCAAACCTTGA
- the rnr gene encoding ribonuclease R codes for MNPTSEQIKQLLSDADHPLGVKELLRLAGLHPGQQTELKRTLREMVRGGQILKEGKRFRVEEPRHAHATSRPHGGPRGHEEPGLLEGVLHVHRDGYGFVHPLSGEGDNVFLPPAEAGRALDNDRVLVEVMGRPGRLEGRLVRVVQRRRQLVVGTYEERGGRHAAVLPLDASLPGPIRVPRTQMARDGDLVKVRLGVGSQVLDAEEGLFGEVAGSLGQRGDPSAEVLSIAYGQGFNDEFPPEVMDEADRVGLAVSEEEARGESRKDLRSLPLITIDGEDARDFDDAVYAEPQGNGWRLVVAIADVTHYVREGMALDAEALRRATSVYLPDRVLPMLPERLSNGICSLRPEEDRLCMVADMVFDARAHLRSYELYPGVMRSVARCTYNEVQAVLDGEDVPHRNTLRPLFERLQAVSRALRKMRQGRGAIDFDLPEHKVVMGEEGQPERMEKRERKESHRLIEECMLAANEAVAKFFQDEELPSVYRFHGEPDEQKLASFATLAQAYGFKLRMDEGLSSKDLNAFISQLEGHPEQRALNQLLLRSMMQAVYSSTQVGHYGLAAEHYLHFTSPIRRYPDLLVHRLLKAHWARRGKQRSAAGVEREEERLEAMAEQSSERERAAMLVEREVISFYATLLMKDRVGEEFDATISSVTDFGFFVELDTEHVEGLVKTDALGFGGRLDKLLHALVYPDGRRIRVGQKCRVRLVSVSPERRQMDFEPLELDSQPVTRQEPRPRRPWEREAPSPVAEPPRHRRFVREGQREEAAPSRFEKRRSTPREAPRPPAAEEPRRRRFVVRPALAPETPPEAEAPSRWQPPAREPDEGAPGQEAPAKSPHPGFDRIRALAAQSHRVAQSPRMAPAHPAAPSGKKTHRGEAPAGKRKGAPGGGKPSAPKARGKFKPGRR; via the coding sequence GTGAATCCAACCTCTGAGCAGATCAAACAGCTTCTCTCCGATGCCGATCACCCCTTGGGGGTGAAGGAACTCCTTCGGCTCGCTGGCCTGCACCCCGGTCAACAGACCGAGCTCAAGCGCACCCTCCGGGAGATGGTCCGCGGCGGGCAAATCCTCAAGGAAGGCAAGCGCTTCCGGGTCGAAGAGCCCCGGCACGCCCACGCCACGTCCCGTCCTCACGGCGGCCCCCGGGGCCACGAGGAGCCGGGGCTGCTGGAGGGGGTTCTCCACGTCCATCGCGATGGCTATGGGTTCGTTCATCCCTTGTCGGGAGAGGGGGACAACGTCTTCCTGCCGCCCGCCGAGGCGGGCCGTGCCCTGGACAATGACCGGGTGCTGGTGGAGGTGATGGGCCGCCCGGGCCGCCTGGAGGGCCGCCTGGTCCGGGTGGTGCAGCGGCGCCGCCAGCTCGTGGTGGGGACTTATGAAGAGCGGGGCGGGCGGCATGCGGCGGTGTTGCCGCTCGATGCCAGCCTGCCCGGGCCCATCCGGGTGCCGCGCACCCAGATGGCGCGCGATGGGGACCTGGTGAAGGTCCGCCTGGGCGTGGGCTCGCAGGTGCTCGATGCGGAGGAGGGGCTCTTCGGTGAGGTGGCAGGCTCCTTGGGCCAGCGGGGAGACCCCAGCGCCGAGGTGCTCTCGATTGCCTACGGGCAGGGCTTCAATGACGAGTTCCCGCCGGAGGTGATGGACGAGGCGGACCGCGTGGGGCTTGCCGTCTCGGAGGAAGAGGCGCGCGGCGAGTCCCGGAAGGATCTGCGCTCCCTGCCGCTCATCACCATCGATGGCGAGGATGCGCGCGACTTCGATGACGCGGTGTACGCGGAGCCGCAGGGCAACGGCTGGCGGCTGGTGGTCGCCATCGCGGACGTGACGCACTACGTGCGCGAGGGCATGGCCCTGGACGCGGAGGCGCTGCGCCGGGCCACCTCGGTGTACCTGCCGGACCGGGTGCTGCCCATGCTGCCGGAGCGGTTGAGCAACGGCATCTGCTCGCTGCGCCCCGAGGAGGACCGGCTGTGCATGGTGGCGGACATGGTGTTCGATGCCCGGGCCCACCTGCGCTCCTATGAGCTGTACCCGGGCGTGATGCGCAGCGTGGCCCGCTGCACCTACAACGAGGTGCAGGCGGTGCTGGACGGGGAGGACGTGCCCCACCGCAATACGCTGCGCCCCCTGTTCGAGCGGCTCCAGGCCGTGTCGCGCGCGCTGCGCAAGATGCGCCAGGGCCGCGGCGCCATCGACTTCGACTTGCCCGAGCACAAGGTGGTGATGGGGGAGGAGGGCCAGCCCGAGCGCATGGAGAAGCGCGAGCGCAAGGAGAGCCACCGCCTCATCGAGGAGTGCATGCTCGCCGCCAACGAGGCGGTGGCGAAGTTCTTCCAGGACGAGGAGCTTCCTTCCGTCTACCGCTTCCACGGCGAGCCGGACGAGCAGAAGCTGGCCTCCTTCGCCACGCTGGCGCAGGCCTATGGCTTCAAGCTCCGGATGGACGAGGGGCTGAGCTCGAAGGATCTGAACGCCTTCATCTCCCAGCTGGAGGGCCACCCCGAGCAGCGCGCGCTGAACCAGCTGCTGCTGCGCTCGATGATGCAGGCCGTGTATTCGTCCACCCAGGTGGGCCACTACGGCCTGGCGGCGGAGCACTACCTGCACTTCACCTCGCCCATCCGCCGCTACCCGGACCTGCTGGTGCACCGGCTGCTCAAGGCGCACTGGGCGCGCCGGGGCAAGCAGCGCTCCGCGGCGGGGGTGGAGCGGGAGGAGGAGCGGCTGGAGGCCATGGCGGAGCAGAGCTCCGAGCGCGAGCGCGCCGCCATGCTGGTGGAGCGCGAGGTCATCTCCTTCTACGCCACCCTGCTCATGAAGGACCGGGTGGGCGAGGAGTTCGACGCCACCATCTCCTCCGTCACCGACTTCGGCTTCTTCGTGGAGCTGGACACCGAGCACGTCGAGGGGCTGGTGAAGACCGACGCCCTGGGCTTCGGCGGCCGGTTGGACAAGCTGCTGCACGCGCTGGTGTACCCGGATGGCCGGCGGATCCGCGTGGGCCAGAAGTGCCGGGTGCGCCTGGTGTCCGTGAGCCCCGAGCGGCGGCAGATGGACTTCGAGCCCCTGGAGCTCGACAGCCAGCCCGTGACCCGCCAGGAGCCGCGGCCCCGCCGTCCCTGGGAGCGGGAGGCGCCGTCCCCCGTCGCGGAGCCTCCCCGGCACCGCCGGTTCGTCCGCGAGGGGCAGCGCGAAGAGGCCGCCCCGAGCCGTTTCGAGAAGCGCCGCTCCACGCCCCGCGAGGCCCCCCGGCCTCCGGCCGCCGAGGAGCCGCGCCGCCGCCGGTTCGTGGTGCGTCCCGCCCTGGCTCCGGAGACGCCCCCGGAGGCCGAGGCGCCTTCCCGGTGGCAGCCTCCCGCCCGTGAGCCGGACGAAGGGGCCCCCGGGCAAGAGGCTCCCGCCAAATCGCCACACCCCGGCTTCGATCGCATCCGGGCACTGGCCGCCCAGAGCCACCGGGTGGCGCAGAGCCCGCGGATGGCGCCCGCGCACCCGGCGGCCCCGAGCGGCAAGAAGACCCACCGCGGCGAGGCGCCCGCGGGCAAGCGCAAGGGCGCCCCAGGCGGAGGTAAGCCCAGCGCGCCCAAGGCCCGGGGCAAGTTCAAGCCGGGGCGGCGCTAA
- a CDS encoding ATP-binding protein, with translation MNVLAPTMEAPSGTVALVFTDIQGSTLLWERCSTAMRMALELHDRILRTLLASSGGYEVKTQGDSFMVAFPSALEAVRWCLEVQEVLLSAPWPPELLEEPEAAEVVGPHGLLYRGLRVRMGVHVGEPELRINARTGQVDYIGRMVNVAARVSEAGHGGQVLLSGMAWAQVAGMVDRLGRPSVRVLGSFRLKGIGDPLPLLEVLPPSLADRRFESLRVQEARRGNLPEEPGDIIGREEELECLRLWLVEGCRLITILGPGGMGKTRLATHFGSLQMGSRQWEGGVWWCDLTEAKTLEGFCHAVGQALGVQLTSGGAEEAPVDLLGRALGGRGAALVILDNLEHLTQLMPATLRRWLAMAPQVRFLVTSQESLRMAGERILDLAPMGLPDYRDTSLEAVSRSDAVRLFVRRAQTARGSFELTAADAPLVADIVRRLDGIALAIELAAARTALLGIRQLRERLSRRFELLNSGMRDAVARQATLRGAIDWSWSLLDMTEQVVLAQCSVFRGGFTLEAAEAVIALPHGGPDVLEVVQALRSKSLLRSDAAEGLSGELRLSMYESIREYASARLDETGLGAALVSRHAEYYLSLARELRGPAKGGGVEALRRLTLERENLLSVCDYAFKEWSPTLESVQRALEALVLLEPDVITRGPLGLTLSRLDKALEQAATLSGEWLLSAEALAVRGRIYLETGQLEAARRDLEAARKPFQQLGEVAREKRLLVDLSIVARHEGDVASAWELIQEARQLPSGGDRWLDAYALGNLGITEQVRSGPEAAITHLHEALKLFQLVGDAAFEVLFLNNLASAIGESGRTMQAVGFLEEAFAKALGSGSRAGQAFARLNLGCYLLEADRPTEAIQHLEAVVELGRQLGLRIVEGCARGELGRACLSVGETESARAHLMNATSLLTGVSRWHALRFSLHLAAVQAAQGQLLEARRGFAALGATQEIRNDPVLRELAGLLYATVALAELRAMPGGPEAEQRRASLQQRLDRARLVPPEGASSDLRGWWRLLDRELGMDGPMLEVPSTPWV, from the coding sequence ATGAACGTTCTCGCACCCACCATGGAGGCGCCGTCCGGCACGGTCGCCCTCGTCTTCACCGACATTCAGGGGTCCACCCTGTTGTGGGAGCGGTGCAGCACCGCCATGCGCATGGCGCTGGAATTGCATGACCGGATCCTGCGCACCCTGCTGGCCTCCAGCGGGGGGTACGAGGTGAAGACGCAGGGCGACTCGTTCATGGTGGCCTTCCCCTCGGCGCTGGAGGCGGTGCGCTGGTGCCTGGAGGTGCAGGAAGTCCTCCTGAGCGCGCCCTGGCCCCCGGAGCTGCTGGAGGAGCCCGAGGCGGCCGAGGTGGTGGGCCCCCACGGGCTGCTGTACCGGGGGCTGCGCGTGCGCATGGGCGTGCATGTGGGCGAGCCCGAGCTGCGCATCAACGCCCGCACGGGCCAGGTGGACTACATCGGCCGCATGGTGAACGTGGCGGCCCGCGTGTCGGAGGCGGGCCACGGTGGGCAGGTGCTGCTCAGCGGCATGGCCTGGGCGCAGGTGGCGGGCATGGTGGACCGCCTGGGGCGGCCCTCGGTGCGCGTGCTGGGCTCGTTCCGGCTCAAGGGCATTGGTGATCCGCTGCCCCTGCTGGAGGTGCTGCCCCCGTCGCTGGCGGACCGGCGCTTCGAGTCCCTGCGCGTCCAGGAGGCCCGCCGGGGCAACCTCCCCGAGGAGCCCGGGGACATCATCGGCCGCGAGGAGGAGCTGGAGTGCCTGCGCCTGTGGCTGGTGGAGGGCTGCCGGCTCATCACCATCCTGGGGCCGGGCGGCATGGGCAAGACGCGGCTGGCCACCCACTTCGGCAGCCTCCAGATGGGGAGCCGGCAGTGGGAGGGCGGCGTCTGGTGGTGCGACTTGACCGAGGCGAAGACGCTGGAGGGCTTCTGCCACGCCGTGGGCCAGGCGCTCGGCGTGCAGCTGACCAGCGGCGGCGCGGAGGAGGCCCCGGTGGATCTGCTGGGCCGCGCGCTGGGCGGCCGGGGCGCGGCCCTGGTCATCCTCGACAACCTGGAGCACCTCACCCAGCTCATGCCCGCGACGCTCCGGCGGTGGCTGGCGATGGCGCCGCAGGTCCGCTTCCTCGTCACCTCCCAGGAGTCGCTGCGGATGGCGGGCGAGCGCATCCTGGACCTGGCCCCCATGGGGCTGCCCGACTACCGGGACACCTCGCTGGAGGCGGTGTCGCGCTCGGACGCGGTGCGCCTGTTCGTGCGGCGGGCCCAGACGGCCCGGGGCTCCTTCGAGCTGACCGCGGCGGATGCCCCCCTGGTGGCGGACATCGTGCGCCGGCTGGACGGCATCGCGCTGGCCATCGAGCTGGCCGCGGCGCGCACGGCCTTGCTGGGGATCCGCCAGCTCCGGGAGCGCCTCTCGCGGCGCTTCGAGCTGCTCAACAGCGGCATGCGCGACGCGGTGGCGCGGCAGGCCACGCTGCGCGGGGCGATCGACTGGTCGTGGAGCCTGCTGGACATGACCGAGCAGGTGGTGCTGGCGCAGTGCTCGGTGTTCCGGGGGGGCTTCACCCTGGAGGCCGCCGAGGCGGTCATCGCCCTGCCGCACGGCGGGCCCGACGTGCTGGAGGTGGTGCAGGCGCTGCGCTCCAAGTCGCTGCTGCGCTCGGACGCCGCCGAGGGGCTGTCCGGCGAGCTGCGCCTGAGCATGTACGAGAGCATCCGCGAGTACGCCTCCGCCCGGCTGGACGAGACGGGGCTGGGCGCGGCGCTGGTGTCCCGCCATGCGGAGTACTACCTGTCGCTGGCCCGGGAGCTCCGGGGGCCCGCCAAGGGCGGGGGCGTGGAGGCCCTGCGCCGGCTGACGCTCGAGCGGGAGAACCTGCTGTCCGTCTGCGACTACGCCTTCAAGGAATGGTCTCCCACGCTGGAGTCGGTGCAGCGGGCGCTGGAGGCGCTGGTGCTGCTCGAGCCCGATGTCATCACCCGGGGGCCCCTGGGGCTCACGCTGTCGCGGCTGGACAAGGCGCTGGAGCAGGCCGCCACGCTGTCCGGGGAGTGGCTGCTGAGCGCCGAGGCCCTGGCGGTGCGGGGCCGCATCTACCTGGAGACGGGCCAGCTCGAAGCGGCCCGGAGGGATCTCGAGGCGGCGCGCAAGCCCTTCCAGCAGCTGGGGGAGGTGGCCCGGGAGAAGCGGCTGCTCGTGGATCTGTCGATCGTCGCCCGGCACGAGGGGGACGTGGCCTCCGCGTGGGAGCTCATCCAGGAGGCGCGCCAGCTGCCCTCGGGCGGGGACCGCTGGCTGGACGCGTACGCGCTCGGCAACCTGGGCATCACCGAGCAGGTGCGCAGCGGGCCCGAGGCGGCCATCACGCACCTGCACGAGGCGCTGAAGCTGTTCCAGCTCGTCGGGGACGCGGCCTTCGAGGTGCTGTTCCTCAACAACCTGGCCTCCGCCATTGGCGAGTCCGGCAGGACGATGCAGGCGGTGGGCTTCCTGGAGGAGGCCTTCGCCAAGGCGCTGGGCTCGGGGAGCCGCGCGGGCCAGGCCTTCGCGCGGCTGAACCTGGGCTGCTACCTGCTGGAGGCGGACCGGCCCACCGAGGCGATTCAGCACCTGGAGGCGGTGGTGGAGCTGGGGCGCCAGCTCGGCCTGCGCATCGTGGAAGGGTGTGCCCGGGGCGAGCTGGGCCGGGCGTGCCTCAGCGTGGGGGAGACGGAGAGCGCGCGGGCCCACCTGATGAATGCCACCTCGCTCTTGACGGGCGTGTCCCGGTGGCACGCCCTGCGCTTCTCCCTGCACCTGGCGGCGGTGCAGGCCGCCCAGGGGCAACTGCTGGAGGCCCGGCGGGGCTTCGCGGCGCTGGGCGCCACGCAGGAGATCCGCAATGATCCCGTGCTGCGCGAGCTGGCGGGGCTGCTCTACGCCACGGTCGCGCTCGCCGAGCTGCGGGCGATGCCGGGCGGCCCGGAAGCCGAGCAGCGCCGGGCCAGCCTCCAGCAGCGCCTGGACCGGGCCCGGCTCGTGCCCCCGGAAGGGGCCTCGTCGGACCTACGGGGCTGGTGGCGGCTGCTGGACCGCGAGCTGGGCATGGACGGCCCCATGCTCGAAGTCCCCAGCACCCCGTGGGTGTAG
- a CDS encoding NYN domain-containing protein, with translation MLPSGRPQAASYVLIDAENVDWAVSNVVGRKPEPQDRVQFDRLVSFCESHFPTPVRCVVVLNARGEQLPDAMIGFVRALKSAGCEVALLHGRSDQKVVDLGILKLLETIRTQRPGAAVALASHDGADFAAALKPLLEEKRQVAILGLREHVSSRFRELTPLGLEIIDLELNAKVFQRPLPRMLPVRVDEFDPTLFL, from the coding sequence ATGCTTCCCTCCGGACGTCCTCAAGCTGCCTCCTACGTGCTCATCGACGCCGAAAACGTCGATTGGGCGGTCTCCAATGTCGTGGGACGCAAGCCCGAACCCCAGGACCGGGTGCAGTTCGACCGGCTGGTGTCCTTCTGTGAGAGCCACTTCCCCACCCCCGTGCGCTGCGTGGTGGTGCTCAACGCCCGGGGCGAACAGCTGCCGGACGCGATGATCGGCTTCGTGCGGGCCCTGAAGTCCGCCGGGTGCGAGGTGGCGCTCCTCCACGGGCGGAGCGACCAGAAAGTGGTCGACCTGGGCATCCTCAAGCTGCTGGAGACCATCCGCACCCAGCGCCCCGGCGCCGCCGTCGCGCTCGCCAGCCACGATGGCGCGGACTTCGCCGCGGCCCTGAAGCCCCTGCTCGAGGAGAAGCGGCAGGTGGCGATCCTCGGCCTGCGCGAGCACGTCAGCTCGCGCTTCCGGGAGCTCACCCCCCTGGGCCTGGAGATCATCGACCTGGAGCTGAACGCCAAGGTGTTCCAGCGCCCGCTGCCCCGGATGCTGCCGGTGCGCGTGGACGAGTTCGATCCCACGCTCTTCCTGTAG
- a CDS encoding endonuclease MutS2 yields MSVQIAQRTLEDLGFAEVLRALAHRCRTTPGKERALARPFLDTEERVAEALALVAEARRLAQEQFSLPLGGVSDLREAVNRASKGGMLEPRDLIAAAQLLYAFARTRDALEEREDAVPILATLGRRLPMLEALASRIDRSFEPDGTISDRASPDLKEARDRASGLHRRIKSRLDELLHDEAFLPKLRENYYTLRNGRYVVPVVSNYRGEVPGIVHNASQTGQTLFIEPQAMVSLGNDLAIAQSVVAEEERRILQELSNQLGKEATRVQDGLDAVAVLDEAEAVALLAADLDAHTPVFTGVEELALRLVRHPLLALKGTEVVPNDVVLSGQARALVISGPNAGGKTVTLTAVGLCSLMLRCGLPIPVAEGSRMPLSRSVHSTVGDAQDLSQGLSTFSAHVVMLRDIAATVGKDSLVLIDEIAADTDPREGAAIAIAVLEELLDKGAVVLVTTHLEELKALAHMDPRFLNARVGFDSKRMAPTYRLQLGAAGASSAIDMAARMGLPERICQRARDLSLNAGGPLAKALAAAEEERRKLNEELDRAKAAAEAAEKLRKELEAQKQAFERDRKEKMMRFNEDVEAASEHAAAEVRELLVKLRAQSNEKAAQEARVALQQRAEEAGKRAKEARAELYQVVAPAPPTLKVGAWVRHSGFDKDVEILELNGDEALVAAGILKMRVPTSELSGSRTAKPQQKFPERNRQEAALKKASAAAAAEVQATNFRCDVRGMRADDALSEMERFFDQGMRSGEEAALIIHGHGTGALKQAIRDYLTNSPYVRMFRPGESHEGGDGVTVVALRA; encoded by the coding sequence ATGTCCGTGCAGATTGCCCAAAGAACACTCGAGGATCTTGGCTTCGCGGAGGTGCTCCGCGCCCTGGCCCACCGCTGCCGGACCACGCCCGGCAAGGAACGCGCCCTCGCCCGCCCCTTCCTGGACACCGAGGAGCGCGTCGCGGAAGCCCTGGCGCTCGTGGCGGAAGCCCGCCGCCTGGCCCAGGAGCAGTTCTCCCTCCCCCTGGGAGGCGTCAGCGACCTGAGGGAGGCGGTCAACCGGGCCTCCAAGGGCGGAATGCTGGAGCCGAGGGATCTCATCGCCGCCGCCCAGCTCCTGTACGCCTTCGCCCGCACCCGCGATGCGCTGGAGGAGCGCGAGGACGCCGTCCCCATCCTGGCCACGCTCGGGCGCAGGCTGCCCATGCTGGAGGCGCTGGCCTCCCGCATCGATCGCAGCTTCGAGCCCGACGGGACCATCTCCGACCGGGCCAGCCCGGACCTGAAGGAGGCCCGGGACCGGGCCAGCGGCCTGCACCGGCGCATCAAGAGCCGCCTAGACGAGCTGCTGCACGACGAGGCCTTCCTGCCCAAGCTGCGCGAGAACTACTACACGCTGCGCAACGGCCGGTACGTGGTGCCCGTGGTCTCCAACTACCGCGGCGAGGTGCCCGGCATCGTCCACAACGCGAGCCAGACGGGGCAGACGCTCTTCATCGAGCCCCAGGCCATGGTGAGCCTGGGCAACGATCTGGCCATTGCCCAGTCGGTGGTGGCCGAGGAGGAGCGGCGCATCCTCCAGGAGCTGTCCAACCAGCTTGGCAAGGAAGCCACCCGGGTCCAGGACGGCCTGGACGCGGTGGCGGTGCTGGACGAGGCCGAGGCGGTGGCCCTGCTCGCCGCGGACCTGGACGCGCACACCCCGGTGTTCACGGGCGTGGAGGAGCTGGCGCTGCGGCTGGTGCGCCACCCCCTGCTGGCGCTCAAGGGCACGGAGGTGGTGCCCAATGACGTGGTGCTCTCCGGCCAGGCCCGGGCCCTGGTCATCTCCGGCCCCAACGCGGGCGGCAAGACGGTCACCCTGACGGCGGTAGGCCTGTGCTCGCTGATGCTGCGCTGCGGCCTGCCCATCCCCGTGGCCGAGGGCTCGCGGATGCCGCTCTCCCGCTCGGTGCACTCCACGGTGGGCGACGCGCAGGACCTGTCCCAGGGCCTCTCCACGTTCAGCGCGCACGTGGTGATGCTGCGCGACATCGCCGCGACGGTGGGCAAGGACTCGCTGGTCCTCATCGACGAGATCGCCGCGGACACGGATCCGCGCGAGGGCGCGGCCATCGCCATCGCCGTGCTGGAGGAGCTGCTGGACAAGGGCGCGGTGGTGCTGGTGACGACGCACCTGGAGGAGCTCAAGGCCCTGGCCCACATGGATCCGCGCTTCCTGAACGCGCGCGTGGGCTTCGACTCGAAGCGGATGGCGCCCACGTACCGGCTGCAGCTCGGCGCGGCGGGAGCCTCCTCCGCCATCGACATGGCGGCGCGCATGGGCCTGCCCGAGCGCATCTGCCAGCGCGCGCGGGACTTGTCCCTCAACGCGGGCGGCCCCCTGGCCAAGGCCCTGGCGGCGGCCGAGGAGGAGCGGCGCAAGCTCAACGAGGAGCTGGACCGGGCGAAGGCGGCGGCCGAGGCGGCCGAGAAGCTGCGCAAGGAGCTGGAGGCGCAGAAGCAGGCCTTCGAGCGTGACCGCAAAGAGAAGATGATGCGCTTCAACGAGGACGTCGAGGCGGCCAGCGAGCACGCGGCGGCCGAGGTGCGCGAGCTGCTGGTGAAGCTGCGGGCCCAGTCCAACGAGAAGGCGGCCCAGGAGGCGCGCGTGGCACTGCAGCAGCGGGCCGAGGAGGCTGGCAAGCGCGCCAAGGAGGCCCGGGCGGAGCTGTACCAGGTGGTGGCCCCAGCCCCGCCGACGCTCAAGGTGGGCGCCTGGGTGCGGCACTCCGGGTTCGACAAGGACGTGGAGATCCTCGAGCTGAACGGCGATGAGGCCCTGGTGGCCGCGGGCATCCTCAAGATGCGCGTGCCCACCTCGGAGCTATCCGGCTCCCGCACGGCGAAGCCCCAGCAGAAGTTCCCGGAGCGCAACCGCCAGGAAGCCGCGCTGAAGAAGGCCTCCGCGGCGGCCGCCGCCGAGGTGCAGGCGACGAACTTCCGCTGCGATGTGCGGGGCATGCGGGCCGATGATGCGCTGTCGGAGATGGAGCGCTTCTTCGACCAGGGCATGCGCAGTGGCGAGGAGGCGGCCCTCATCATCCACGGCCACGGCACCGGGGCCCTCAAGCAGGCCATCCGTGACTACCTGACGAACTCGCCCTATGTGCGCATGTTCCGGCCCGGGGAGAGCCACGAGGGCGGTGACGGCGTCACCGTCGTCGCGCTGAGGGCATGA
- a CDS encoding tetratricopeptide repeat protein, protein MVWLLLAGILAGASDVPANRGLTEALAREEAGDSAGALAALEALILNAPRWELPRLEAARLLLKLGGGLDRAEAHLDAVAALAPENPRGHYLWGLLWEERGQPLRAAKSYEEALRYRPSYEDARFRVAGLWFAQGDLLKAEMHYRLLLKARPEWVQVRILMSQVLEGQGRWEDAERELEAARSFQPDSVPLKRRLAELYERTGRPKLAEKLRASLAPPPAKRMRPLKPSRR, encoded by the coding sequence ATGGTGTGGCTCCTCCTGGCCGGCATTCTCGCGGGTGCCTCGGACGTGCCCGCGAACAGGGGCCTGACGGAGGCCCTCGCCCGGGAAGAGGCGGGGGACTCCGCCGGGGCGCTGGCGGCTCTGGAGGCCCTCATCCTTAACGCCCCGCGCTGGGAGCTGCCCAGGCTAGAGGCGGCGCGGCTGCTCCTCAAGCTGGGAGGCGGGCTGGACCGGGCGGAAGCCCACCTGGACGCCGTGGCCGCTCTGGCGCCGGAGAACCCCCGGGGCCACTACCTGTGGGGCCTGCTCTGGGAGGAGCGGGGGCAGCCCCTGCGGGCCGCGAAGTCCTATGAGGAGGCGCTGCGCTACCGCCCCTCTTATGAGGATGCCCGGTTCCGGGTGGCGGGGCTCTGGTTCGCCCAGGGAGACTTGCTCAAGGCGGAGATGCACTACCGCCTGCTCCTCAAGGCCCGGCCGGAGTGGGTGCAGGTGCGCATCCTCATGTCCCAGGTGCTGGAAGGGCAGGGGCGGTGGGAGGACGCGGAGCGCGAGCTGGAGGCGGCCCGCTCCTTCCAGCCGGACAGCGTTCCCTTGAAGCGGCGGCTGGCGGAGCTCTACGAGCGGACAGGCAGGCCCAAGCTCGCCGAGAAACTGCGCGCCTCGCTCGCGCCGCCGCCCGCGAAGCGCATGCGCCCCCTGAAGCCCTCCCGGCGCTAG